The stretch of DNA GTGGCCGGGGGGCAGAGGGGCTCGCCGGTGCGCAGGTCGAAGGCGGCGCCGTGCCACTCGCAGGTGACGGTGCACGAGGCGGCGTCCACCTCGCCGAGCGAGAGGGGGAAGTCGCGGTGGCTGCAGTTGTCGGCGAAGGCGTACACCTGGCCGTCCACGCGCGCCACCGCGATGCGCCGCCCCGCCGCCTCCACTCCCAGCGCCCCGCCCTCCGGAAGCTCCGCGAGCCGGGCCACGCGCACGAACGCCACCCGAGCGCCGCTAGCCCTGGCGCGCCAGCTTCCGCTCGACGGCGCTGAGCAGCTCCTGGCGCGCCCCCTCCAGCGGGAGCTGCTCCAGCACCTCGCCGAAGAAGCCGAACACCACCAGCCGCACCGCCTCGCCCTTGGGGATGCCGCGGCTGCGCAGGTAGAAGACCTCCTCCTCGTCCAGCTGCCCCACCGTGGCCGCGTGCGAGCAGCGCACGTCGTCGGCCTGGATCTCCAGATTGGGGAGCGAGTCGGCGCGCGCCTGCGCCGAGAGCACCAGGTTGCGGTTGGTCTGGTACGCGTCGGTGCGCTGCGCCTTCGGGTGCACGCGGATGAGCCCCCTGAACACCGAGCGCGCCTCGTCGTCCAGCGCGCCCTTGAAGAGCAGGTTGCTGGAGGCGTGCGGGGCCACGTGGTCCTGCAGCGTCTCGTGGTCGAAGTGCTGGTCGCCGTGGGCGATGTAGAGCCCCAGCATGTCCACGTGCGAGCCCGGCTGCCGGAGCGCGCAGCGCACGTCGGCGCGCGAGAAGTCGCCGCCCAGCGTGGTGTACAGCGTGGTGATCCGGGCGTCGCGCCCCGCCTGGAGCCGGTCGGTCTGCAGGTGCACCACGCCGCGGCCGAAGCGCTGCACGGCCACGTAGGTCACCTGCGCGCCCTCGTCGGCGAAGATCTCGGCGCCGGAGACGTGCAGCGCCCCGCGCCCGAAGTCGTCCGAGGCCAGCTCGTCGACGAAGGAGACCTGCGCGCCGCTCTCGGCCACCACCAGCGTGCGCCCGAACACGGCGCTGCCCCCCTCGCCGATCCAGCGCCAGGCGCGGAGCGGCAGCTCCACGCGCACGTCCCTGGGCACGTACACGAAGACGCCGCCCGTCCAGTACGCCTCGGCCATGGCGGCGAACTTCCCGGCGTCGGGGGTGAGCGCCGTCCCCAGGAAGCGCCGCACCAGCTCGGGGCGCTCGCGCGCCGCGCTCTCCAGCGAGGTGAAGACGACGCCCTGCGCCGCCAGCTCCTCCGGCACCTCGCGCCAGACCACCGACGCGTCCACCTGCGCCAGCCGCGCCGAGGCCTCGCCCGCGTCCCGGATCAGCGCGGCGAGCCCGGCGGGGAGCGCGTCGCCGGAGTCGACCGGCGCCCGCTCCTCGGCGAACGAATAGGCATCGAAGCGCAGCGCCTTCCCCAGCTTCTGCCAGGAGTAGCGCCAGTCCTCGTCGCTCCTCGCGGGCATCGGCGCGGCGGCGAAGGCGTCGTGCGCGGCCAGGCGCGCCTCGCGCAGCCAGTCCGCCTCCACCTTGCGCGTGGCCAGGATCTCCACCTGGTCGCGGGTGAAGACCCCCGTCGCCGGCGCGGCCGCAGTCGTCGTATCGCTCACGGTCTTTCGTTCCGAATCGAGAAAGTGCCCAGTGCCTAGTGCCCAGTGCCCAGGAACCGCGATGTGTTACTGGGCACTTGGGACTGGGCACCGGGCACTGCCGTTCACCCTACGCTGCCTTCCATCTCCAGCTCGATCAGGCGGTTCAGCTCCACCGCGTACTCCAGCGGCAGCTCCTTGGCGATCGGCTCGATGAAGCCGCGCACCACCATGGTGGCCGCCTCGTCCTCGGAGAGGCCGCGGCTCATCAGGTAGAAGAGCTGCTCGTCTCCGATCTTGCTGACCGTGGCCTCGTGGCCGATCTGCGCGTGCTCGTCCTGGATCTCGATGTACGGGTAGGTGTCGGTGCGCGCCTCCTCGTCCAGCAGCAGCGCGTCGCACTCCACGTTGCTCTTGGCGAACTTGGCCCCCGGGTTCACCTGCAGCAGCCCCCGGTACGAGCTGCGCCCCGAGCCCCGCGAGATCGACTTGCTGACGATGCGCGACGAGGTGTGCGGCGCGTTGTGGATCACCTTCCCGCCCGCGTCCTGGTGCTGCCCCGGGCCGGCGTACGCGATCGAGAGCACCTCGCCGCGCGCGCCCTCGCCGTTCAGGTAGCACGAGGGGTACTTCATGGTCAACTTCGACCCCAGGTTGCCGTCCACCCACTCCATGGTGGCGTCCTTCCCGACCACCGCGCGCTGGGTGACCAGGTTGTAGACGTTGTGCGACCAGTTCTGGATGGTGGTGTAGCGCATCCGGCCGCCGTCCTTGACGATGATCTCGATGACGCCGGAGTGGAACGAGTCCTTGGAGTACGAGGGAGCGGTGCACCCCTCGATGTACTGCACCTGGGCGCCCTCCTCCACGATGATCAGCGTGCGCTCGAACTGCCCCATGCTCTCCGCGTTGATGCGGAAGTACGCCTGCAGCGGCATGTCGAGCTTGACCCCCTTGGGCACGTAGACGAAGGAGCCGCCCGACCACACGGCCGTGTTCACCGCCGCGAACAGGTTGTCGCGGAAGGGGACCACCGTGCCGAAGTGCTGGCGGACCAGGTCCTCGTGCTCCTTGAGCCCGTCGTCCATCCCCTTGAAGATGACGCCCTGCTCCTCCCACTCCTTGCGCAGCGAGTGGTAGACCACCTCGCTCTCGTACTGCGCCCCCGCGCCGGCCAGGATGCGCCGCTCCTGCTCGGGGATGCCCAGGCGCTCGAAGGTGTTCTTGATGGTCTCGGGGACCTCGTCCCAGGTGCGGCCCACCCGCTCCGAGGGGCGGATGTAGAAGTAGATCTCGTCGAAGTCGAGCCCCGAGATGTCGCCGCCCCAGGTGGGCCACGGGCGCTTCTGCGCGTGCTTGAGCGCCTTCAGCCGCAGGTCGAGCATCCACTGCGGCTCGCCCTTGTGCTCGGAGATCTGCCGCACGATCTCCTCGTCGAGCCCCTTGCGGCTCTTGAAGACGTAGTCTTCCTCGTCGCGGAAGCCGTACTTGTACTGGTCGAGGCCGAGCTCGGCGACGTCCGGGTTGTAAGGCATGGTGCCTTCTCCTTTGAATCCTCGTAGGGCGGAGCCGGTAGTGCTTAGTCCTTAGTGGGTTAGTCCTTGGTGCTTGACTGAAGGTACTAAGACACTAAGGACTAAGCACTCAGGACTATACCTCCGCCGTCTCCCGCAGCCAGTCGTACCCGCGCTCCTCCAGCTCCAGCGCCAGGTCGGCGCCGCCGGAGCGGATGATGCGCCCGTCCACCATCACGTGCACCCGGTCGGGGACGATGTAGTTGAGCATCCGCTGGTAGTGCGTGATCAGCAGGACGGCCATTTCGGGCCGTTCGGCCTTGATCTTGTTGATCCCCGCGGTTACGATCTTCAGGGCGTCGATGTCGAGCCCCGAGTCGGTCTCGTCCATCACCGCCAGCACCGGCTCGAGCATGGCGAGCTGCAGGATCTCGTTGCGCTTCTTCTCGCCGCCCGAGAAGCCCTCGTTCACCGAGCGGAGCGCGAACGCCGGGTCCATGTCCAGCATCTCCATCCGCGCCTCGAGCTCCTCCTGGAAGTCGAACACGTCGACCTCTTCGCCGCGTTTGGCCGACAGCGCCGTGCGCATGAAGTTGGCGACCGACACGCCCGGGATCTCCACCGGGTACTGGAACGCCAGGAAGATCCCCGCGCGGGCGCGCTCGTCGGGCTCCATGTCCAGCACGCTCTCGCCCCGGAAGAGGATGTCGCCGTCGGTCACCTCGTAGGCCGGGTGTCCCGAGACCACCTTCGACAGCGTGCTCTTCCCGGAGCCGTTCGGCCCCATGATGGCGTGGATCTCCCCCTCGTTCAGCTCCAGGTCCACTCCCTTCAGGATCTCCGTCCCCTCTTCGGCGATCTCCGCGTGGAGGTCGGTGATCTTGAGCAGCGGTTCGGCCATCGACTGTCTCTCCGTCTTCGTCTCGGGCCGGCTCCGGGCCGGCCGCGCTGGGTTCGTGCGTGGTGGAGCCCCGTTTCTACCCCGGCGGAGCGCTTCCGCTCCCCCGGAAGGGACTTTTCAAGAATGATTCTCCATATCAACCGGCAACCTACTGGCCGTGGGAGCGTACGTCAAGCACGGCCGGCGCGCGGCGGCGGGGTCGCAAGAAGCGTGCGGGGGAGAGCGCACGCAAGCTGGCTCGGTACATGCGTTTACACGGCACGTGGACGGCAGTCCGAACCGATGGGGGCGTAATGGCGATGGACCGCATCCGGGCAGCCTCCGAGCCCCGCGGCACGGTGCTGGTGCTGGGGGGCGGGGGAATGAAGGGCGTGGCGCACATCGGCGTCTGGAAGGCGCTGGAGGAGGCCGGCGTGCGCGTGGACGCCGTGATGGGGTGCAGCATCGGCGCCCTGATCGGCGCGTCGCTGGCCGGCGGCTCGGGGTGGCGCGAGTTGGCCAAGGTGGCGCGCGCCCTCACCAAGGACGACATCGTCTCCATCAACCGGCGCGCGGTGTGGATGGGCGGGGTGCGCGAGGAGGCGGTCTTCGACGGCGACCATTACCGCGAGTGGATCCGCCGGACCCTGCCGCTGAAGAGCTTCGCCGAGGCGCGCCTGCCGGTGCGGGTGAACGCGGTCTCGCTGGTCTCCGGCAAGGAGGTGTGGTTCGGCACCGGCGCCCGCGACGACGTGCCGCCGGTGGACGCGGTCTACGCGAGCTGCGCCATCCCCATCTACTTCCCCCCCGCGCGCCTGGGTGGCGACGTGCTGGTGGACGGCGGCGTGCTGGACGTGCTCCCGGTGCGGGCGGCCGCGGAATGGGGGGCGGAGCGGATCGTGGCCGTGGACGTGGGCTCGGAGATGGTGCCGCCCGACGACGGGTACTTCGAGCGGGGGATGATCGCCATCCACGACCGGGTGCTCACGCTGAACCTGAACGAGCAGCGCAACCGCTGCCTGGAGCGCCTGGACGAGGGCCCGCCGGTGGTCTACATCCGCCCCCGCATCGGCCACCTGGGCGGGTGGGACTTCGACCGCACACAGTTCTTCCTGGAGGAGGGCTACCGCGCCGCCCGCGAGGCGCTCCGGAGCGCGGCGGAGGCAGCCTGAAAGTGCGAAGTGCGAAGTGCGAAGTGCGAAGCGCCGCCCGGCGGGAGTCTCGTCGGGCGGCGTCTCGTATTCGCCCTTCGATGGGCCGTCGTTTCCCACGATGATGTCATCCCGAGGGGCGCGGTAGCGACCCGAGGGATCTACCCGGCCGGTGCTGGTGGCTGGCGATTCGCGCAGACGCCTGCCGCCACGCCGTGTTCAACTCCGGAATGTCTCACGCAGAGCAGAGTCGGCAGAGGAAAGCGTTGTTCTCTGCTGGCTCTGCTGCTCTGCGTGATCCAGTTCTTTTACCGCTGGATCGGCCGGGCCGGGGCCTAGCGCTTCCCCGGCGGGTTCTTGGCGGGCGGCGCCGGGGCGGGGGCCGGCGTGGGCGCGGGCGGCGGGGCCGGCGGGGTGATCGCCGGGCGGTCGGCCGGGTTCATCGCCGCGTGGTAGGCCGTGTAGAGGAGCATCAGGCGCTGGGTGCTCTCGGGCTGGGCGCGGGAGAGCAGGGTGATGATCTCGTCGCGCTGCGCGAGGACGCCCTGGAGCGCCTGGCGCCGACTCGCGTCCTCCACCTCGCCCACGCTCCCCTGCAGCTCGCCGAAGAAGTCGGCCATGAGTTGGCGGGAGCGCTCGTAGTTGCTGCGCAGGCTCTCGGTGAGCGCGGCGCCCAGGCGCCCCTCCAACCGCGCCATGCGCAGCTCGTGCCGTGTGTCGCGCAGCTCCTCGCCCCGCCGGTTGGCGCGCGACCACTGCGGGAGGAAGCCGAGGAGGAAGACCACGAGCGCCGCCAGCACGGCGAGGCCGATGAGCTTGGGACGGTCGATGTCCATGGAGGATCGGGGTGGCGGGAGCGCAAGAAACTTCGGTCGGCGCTGGATGATGGCGCGCGGCGGAGTGGGGCCGCAAGCCCGGCGTTCGGGCCGCCCCGGCGCACCCGGAAGGGACGGGCCCGACGGCGCCAATTCCCCGCTTCGGCCGCTCTACGGCTAAGTCCGTGGCGCGTCGCGGCTTGACACTGCCGAAAACTACGTTTACCATCCAGTATCCCCGCGTGAACGGGGCCGGCGGCGCCGTCCGGCTTCCGCCGCC from Longimicrobium sp. encodes:
- a CDS encoding non-heme iron oxygenase ferredoxin subunit, with translation MAFVRVARLAELPEGGALGVEAAGRRIAVARVDGQVYAFADNCSHRDFPLSLGEVDAASCTVTCEWHGAAFDLRTGEPLCPPATRSVPVYPARVIGPDVWVDLP
- the sufD gene encoding Fe-S cluster assembly protein SufD, whose translation is MSDTTTAAAPATGVFTRDQVEILATRKVEADWLREARLAAHDAFAAAPMPARSDEDWRYSWQKLGKALRFDAYSFAEERAPVDSGDALPAGLAALIRDAGEASARLAQVDASVVWREVPEELAAQGVVFTSLESAARERPELVRRFLGTALTPDAGKFAAMAEAYWTGGVFVYVPRDVRVELPLRAWRWIGEGGSAVFGRTLVVAESGAQVSFVDELASDDFGRGALHVSGAEIFADEGAQVTYVAVQRFGRGVVHLQTDRLQAGRDARITTLYTTLGGDFSRADVRCALRQPGSHVDMLGLYIAHGDQHFDHETLQDHVAPHASSNLLFKGALDDEARSVFRGLIRVHPKAQRTDAYQTNRNLVLSAQARADSLPNLEIQADDVRCSHAATVGQLDEEEVFYLRSRGIPKGEAVRLVVFGFFGEVLEQLPLEGARQELLSAVERKLARQG
- the sufC gene encoding Fe-S cluster assembly ATPase SufC, which codes for MAEPLLKITDLHAEIAEEGTEILKGVDLELNEGEIHAIMGPNGSGKSTLSKVVSGHPAYEVTDGDILFRGESVLDMEPDERARAGIFLAFQYPVEIPGVSVANFMRTALSAKRGEEVDVFDFQEELEARMEMLDMDPAFALRSVNEGFSGGEKKRNEILQLAMLEPVLAVMDETDSGLDIDALKIVTAGINKIKAERPEMAVLLITHYQRMLNYIVPDRVHVMVDGRIIRSGGADLALELEERGYDWLRETAEV
- the sufB gene encoding Fe-S cluster assembly protein SufB, which codes for MPYNPDVAELGLDQYKYGFRDEEDYVFKSRKGLDEEIVRQISEHKGEPQWMLDLRLKALKHAQKRPWPTWGGDISGLDFDEIYFYIRPSERVGRTWDEVPETIKNTFERLGIPEQERRILAGAGAQYESEVVYHSLRKEWEEQGVIFKGMDDGLKEHEDLVRQHFGTVVPFRDNLFAAVNTAVWSGGSFVYVPKGVKLDMPLQAYFRINAESMGQFERTLIIVEEGAQVQYIEGCTAPSYSKDSFHSGVIEIIVKDGGRMRYTTIQNWSHNVYNLVTQRAVVGKDATMEWVDGNLGSKLTMKYPSCYLNGEGARGEVLSIAYAGPGQHQDAGGKVIHNAPHTSSRIVSKSISRGSGRSSYRGLLQVNPGAKFAKSNVECDALLLDEEARTDTYPYIEIQDEHAQIGHEATVSKIGDEQLFYLMSRGLSEDEAATMVVRGFIEPIAKELPLEYAVELNRLIELEMEGSVG
- a CDS encoding patatin-like phospholipase family protein, whose translation is MDRIRAASEPRGTVLVLGGGGMKGVAHIGVWKALEEAGVRVDAVMGCSIGALIGASLAGGSGWRELAKVARALTKDDIVSINRRAVWMGGVREEAVFDGDHYREWIRRTLPLKSFAEARLPVRVNAVSLVSGKEVWFGTGARDDVPPVDAVYASCAIPIYFPPARLGGDVLVDGGVLDVLPVRAAAEWGAERIVAVDVGSEMVPPDDGYFERGMIAIHDRVLTLNLNEQRNRCLERLDEGPPVVYIRPRIGHLGGWDFDRTQFFLEEGYRAAREALRSAAEAA